A region from the Funiculus sociatus GB2-C1 genome encodes:
- a CDS encoding metal-binding protein: MPSGATHDRITLWCLPMVAGATMGLTRSSDLTLIVSGGFLFSGLMFSPDLDLNSRPYKRWGWLRWIWIPYQKSLRHRSVFSHGLIIGTTLRSLYLLFWLLLFLLLIKVLVQLVWGGEWNWQVVADVVLQLSQYPSEWMALFAGLELGAMSHSFSDWGGSAYKRLQKGGVGALMPKRVKRKRGGKKGTAKTQRTRKVR; the protein is encoded by the coding sequence ATGCCTTCTGGTGCAACGCACGATCGCATAACTCTATGGTGCTTGCCAATGGTGGCGGGTGCGACGATGGGGTTGACTCGCAGTAGCGATCTGACTTTAATCGTTTCGGGGGGATTTTTATTCAGCGGGCTGATGTTTAGCCCAGACTTGGATCTCAACTCCCGTCCTTATAAGCGTTGGGGCTGGTTGCGATGGATCTGGATACCTTACCAAAAAAGTCTGCGCCATCGCTCTGTTTTTTCGCATGGGCTAATTATTGGGACGACGTTGCGATCGCTTTATCTATTATTCTGGCTTTTGCTGTTCTTGTTACTGATAAAGGTTCTTGTGCAGTTAGTCTGGGGCGGGGAGTGGAATTGGCAGGTGGTGGCAGATGTGGTTTTGCAATTGTCTCAATACCCTTCTGAATGGATGGCACTTTTTGCAGGTTTAGAATTGGGTGCAATGAGTCACTCGTTCAGCGATTGGGGTGGTTCTGCTTATAAGCGGTTGCAAAAGGGTGGTGTGGGTGCTTTGATGCCTAAGCGAGTTAAGCGTAAGCGAGGAGGTAAGAAAGGAACCGCAAAGACGCAAAGGACAAGGAAGGTAAGATAG
- the mazG gene encoding nucleoside triphosphate pyrophosphohydrolase, producing the protein MSNSSESALSALQQLMEVVARLRSPQGGCPWDLAQTPETLTPYVIEEAYEVVDAIRSGEKDAIAEELGDLLLQVVLQAQIASEFGQFSLTEVAAGITEKLIRRHPHVFGDVEVKSVEEVHENWQQIKAAEKGETAEQTTLLTHKLDRYSRTLPPLMAAMKISQKAAAAGFEWENVEGVWAKFREELAEFEEALQQEDKAHQQAELGDLLFTVINLARWYKLDPSEALQGTNKRFIGRLKKMEAIADRPLSDYTLDELENLWQQAKADLAKQNQESF; encoded by the coding sequence ATGTCTAATTCTTCTGAATCTGCATTGTCCGCACTGCAACAGTTGATGGAGGTAGTTGCAAGGTTGCGATCGCCTCAAGGTGGTTGTCCGTGGGATTTGGCACAAACTCCCGAAACGCTGACTCCTTATGTGATTGAGGAAGCTTATGAGGTGGTGGATGCAATTCGTAGTGGTGAGAAGGATGCGATCGCAGAAGAACTGGGAGATTTACTTTTACAGGTGGTACTGCAAGCTCAAATTGCTAGCGAATTCGGTCAATTTAGCTTAACTGAGGTGGCTGCTGGTATCACCGAAAAGTTGATTCGCCGTCATCCTCATGTGTTTGGAGATGTTGAAGTCAAAAGTGTGGAGGAAGTTCACGAGAATTGGCAGCAAATCAAGGCAGCTGAAAAAGGCGAAACCGCTGAACAAACCACGTTACTGACTCACAAACTGGATCGCTATTCTCGCACACTCCCGCCGCTGATGGCTGCGATGAAGATATCCCAAAAAGCGGCGGCGGCTGGGTTTGAATGGGAGAATGTGGAAGGGGTTTGGGCGAAGTTCAGAGAAGAGTTGGCAGAATTTGAAGAAGCATTGCAACAGGAAGATAAAGCTCATCAGCAGGCGGAACTCGGAGATTTACTTTTTACTGTAATTAATCTCGCCCGTTGGTATAAATTAGACCCGTCAGAAGCTTTACAGGGGACAAATAAGCGATTTATCGGGCGGCTGAAAAAAATGGAGGCGATCGCAGACCGTCCTCTCTCAGATTACACTTTGGATGAGTTAGAAAATCTTTGGCAACAAGCAAAAGCTGACCTAGCTAAGCAAAACCAAGAGAGTTTTTAA
- a CDS encoding DUF3288 family protein, whose translation MSNEKDQQHPLYSRDRALVNNLLNGEINDYNLAELARLRIRYYRFPGARDIQQDLNKVLQAWNLTEEELYEKTRQIHSRGLAYKSRAKRQDTEDWS comes from the coding sequence ATGAGTAACGAAAAAGACCAACAGCATCCTCTGTACAGTCGCGATCGCGCACTTGTTAACAACCTCTTAAACGGGGAAATTAATGATTATAACCTGGCAGAACTTGCCAGGCTACGCATTCGCTATTACCGCTTTCCCGGCGCAAGAGATATCCAACAAGACCTGAATAAAGTTCTTCAAGCGTGGAACTTGACCGAAGAAGAACTCTATGAAAAAACCCGTCAAATTCACTCTCGCGGTCTTGCTTATAAAAGTCGCGCTAAGCGACAAGATACAGAAGATTGGAGTTAA
- a CDS encoding MOSC domain-containing protein, protein MPYLTRILIYPIKSLDGVAVTKATVLKSGALQHDREFAIVDQHGKFVNGKRNPKVHLLRTSFDIDASSDTINRVCLEVQGTKLGGVFHLERERAELEAWLSEYFGFKVKLLQNSLLGFPDDTDASGPTVISTATLETVASWFPELEKGAISPVEEMRRRIRANLEIGGVPQFWEDRLFAEVGIGMQFQVKDVQMMGVNPCQRCVVPTRDTFTGEVYPSFQKIFVSQRQETLPDGVNLSRFNHFFRLSLNTQIPESEAGKILQVGDEVEI, encoded by the coding sequence ATGCCTTACCTCACCCGGATTCTGATTTATCCCATTAAATCGCTGGACGGTGTTGCTGTTACTAAGGCAACCGTTCTCAAAAGTGGTGCATTACAGCATGACCGAGAGTTTGCCATTGTTGACCAACATGGTAAGTTTGTCAATGGCAAGCGGAACCCGAAAGTTCATTTACTACGGACATCATTTGATATTGACGCTAGTAGCGACACGATTAATCGCGTCTGCTTAGAAGTCCAGGGAACCAAGCTGGGAGGAGTTTTTCACCTCGAACGAGAACGTGCTGAACTAGAAGCTTGGTTGAGCGAGTATTTCGGCTTCAAGGTAAAATTGCTGCAAAACTCTCTTTTAGGCTTTCCAGATGATACTGATGCTTCTGGCCCAACGGTAATTAGCACTGCAACCTTGGAAACAGTTGCTTCCTGGTTTCCCGAGCTAGAAAAAGGTGCGATTTCCCCTGTAGAGGAGATGCGTCGCCGCATTCGAGCTAATCTGGAAATTGGCGGCGTTCCCCAATTTTGGGAGGATCGACTGTTTGCAGAAGTTGGTATAGGAATGCAGTTTCAAGTCAAAGATGTGCAGATGATGGGGGTGAATCCCTGTCAGCGTTGTGTGGTGCCAACACGAGACACCTTTACGGGAGAAGTTTATCCTAGCTTTCAAAAAATTTTCGTGAGTCAGCGCCAAGAAACTTTGCCTGATGGCGTAAATTTATCTCGCTTCAATCACTTTTTTCGGTTGAGCTTAAATACGCAGATACCAGAATCGGAAGCGGGTAAAATTTTACAGGTAGGAGATGAAGTTGAGATTTAA
- a CDS encoding ATP-dependent Clp protease ATP-binding subunit, translating to MFERFTEKAIKVIMLAQEEARRLGHNFVGTEQILLGLIGEGTGVAAKVLKSMGVNLKDARIEVEKIIGRGSGFVAVEIPFTPRAKRVLELSLEEARQLGHNYIGTEHLLLGLIREGEGVAARVLENLGVDLSKVRTQVIRMLGETAEVGAPTSGGRTKTPTLDEFGSNLTQMASEGKLDPVVGRAKEIERVIQILGRRTKNNPVLIGEPGVGKTAIAEGLASRIANNDIPDILEDKRVVTLDIGLLVAGTKYRGEFEERLKKIMDEIRSAGNVILVIDEVHTLIGAGAAEGAIDAANILKPALARGELQCIGATTLDEYRKHIERDAALERRFQPVMVGEPTVTETIEILYGLRERYEQHHKLKISDEAVEAAAKLSDRYISDRYLPDKAIDLIDEAGSRVRLINSQLPPAAKELDKELRQVLKDKDDAVRSQDFDRAGELRDREMEIKAEIRAIANAKKTESTTRDDSASPVVTEEDIAQIVASWTGVPVNKLTESESEKLLHMEDTLHNRLIGQEEAVKAVSRAIRRARVGLKNPNRPIASFVFSGPTGVGKTELAKSLAAYFFGSEEAMIRLDMSEYMERHTVSKLIGSPPGYVGYNEGGQLTEAVRRRPYTVVLFDEIEKAHPDVFNMLLQILEDGRLTDAKGRTVDFKNTLLILTSNIGSKVIEKGGTGLGFFDTQENEAEAQYTRIRSLVNEELKQYFRPEFLNRLDEIIVFRQLTKDEVKEISDIMLKEVVGRLAEQGIILEVTERFKDRLVEEGYNPSYGARPLRRAIMRLLEDSLAEEILSGRISDGDTAIVDVDETTKEVKVLQGEKRELLPQAAE from the coding sequence ATGTTTGAACGCTTCACAGAAAAAGCCATTAAAGTAATCATGTTGGCCCAGGAAGAAGCACGTCGCCTGGGACATAACTTCGTGGGTACGGAGCAGATCCTCCTGGGTCTAATTGGAGAAGGTACTGGTGTAGCCGCCAAAGTCCTGAAATCAATGGGGGTAAACCTCAAAGATGCCAGAATAGAGGTGGAAAAAATCATCGGTCGCGGTTCCGGCTTTGTGGCGGTAGAAATTCCGTTCACCCCCAGAGCCAAGCGCGTTTTAGAGTTATCTTTAGAAGAAGCTCGTCAGCTAGGGCATAACTACATTGGAACGGAACACCTGCTTCTGGGTCTAATCCGGGAAGGTGAAGGGGTGGCGGCGAGAGTTTTGGAAAACTTAGGCGTAGACCTCTCGAAGGTGCGGACGCAAGTAATTAGAATGTTGGGAGAGACGGCAGAAGTCGGCGCACCAACTTCAGGCGGACGCACGAAGACACCAACCTTAGATGAGTTTGGCTCCAATCTAACTCAAATGGCATCTGAGGGCAAGCTTGATCCAGTAGTTGGTCGGGCAAAGGAAATTGAACGGGTAATTCAGATTCTGGGACGCAGAACGAAGAATAACCCAGTATTGATTGGGGAACCAGGAGTCGGAAAAACTGCGATCGCAGAAGGTTTGGCATCACGAATCGCCAACAACGATATCCCAGATATTCTGGAAGATAAGCGCGTCGTCACTTTGGATATTGGTTTGCTGGTAGCAGGCACCAAATACCGGGGTGAATTTGAAGAACGCTTAAAGAAAATCATGGATGAAATCCGCTCGGCGGGGAATGTAATTCTCGTGATTGACGAGGTACATACCTTGATTGGTGCGGGTGCAGCAGAAGGTGCCATCGACGCAGCAAACATTCTGAAACCCGCCTTGGCAAGAGGTGAATTGCAGTGCATCGGCGCAACGACGCTGGATGAATACCGCAAGCACATTGAGCGGGATGCAGCCTTAGAGCGGAGATTCCAACCAGTAATGGTAGGAGAGCCGACAGTTACCGAAACAATTGAAATTTTGTATGGTTTGCGCGAACGTTACGAGCAACACCACAAACTGAAAATCTCTGATGAGGCGGTTGAAGCTGCTGCTAAGCTTTCAGACCGTTACATCTCAGACCGTTACTTGCCAGACAAAGCAATTGACCTAATTGATGAAGCGGGTTCGCGAGTGCGCCTGATTAACTCGCAGCTTCCGCCAGCCGCGAAGGAACTGGACAAAGAACTGCGTCAAGTTCTCAAAGACAAAGACGACGCAGTGCGGAGTCAGGACTTCGACCGAGCCGGGGAACTACGCGATCGCGAAATGGAAATTAAAGCAGAAATCCGCGCGATCGCTAATGCTAAGAAAACCGAGTCTACCACCCGCGATGACAGTGCCTCACCCGTCGTCACCGAAGAAGACATCGCCCAAATTGTAGCTTCTTGGACAGGAGTACCTGTGAACAAACTCACAGAATCTGAATCCGAGAAACTGCTGCACATGGAAGATACCCTACACAACCGCCTCATCGGTCAAGAAGAGGCTGTCAAAGCGGTATCTCGCGCCATTCGTCGCGCACGGGTAGGACTGAAGAATCCCAACCGACCGATTGCCAGCTTTGTCTTCTCTGGCCCCACCGGAGTAGGTAAGACAGAATTAGCGAAATCTTTGGCAGCATACTTCTTCGGATCAGAAGAAGCGATGATTCGCCTGGATATGTCGGAATACATGGAGCGACACACAGTTTCTAAACTGATTGGTTCGCCTCCAGGGTATGTCGGTTACAACGAAGGCGGACAGCTCACCGAAGCAGTGCGCCGTCGTCCATATACCGTGGTGCTATTCGACGAAATCGAGAAAGCACACCCAGATGTCTTCAATATGCTGCTGCAAATCTTGGAAGACGGTCGCCTGACTGATGCCAAGGGACGCACAGTGGACTTCAAGAACACCTTGCTGATTCTTACCTCCAACATCGGTTCTAAGGTGATAGAAAAAGGTGGCACAGGCTTAGGCTTCTTCGATACTCAAGAAAACGAAGCAGAGGCACAATACACCCGCATTCGGTCACTGGTGAACGAGGAACTGAAGCAATACTTCCGTCCAGAGTTCCTGAACCGTCTCGACGAGATCATCGTCTTCCGCCAATTGACGAAGGACGAGGTGAAGGAAATCTCCGACATCATGCTCAAAGAGGTGGTGGGACGACTTGCGGAGCAGGGAATCATCTTGGAAGTTACCGAACGCTTCAAGGATCGCCTTGTGGAGGAGGGGTATAATCCCAGCTACGGTGCGCGTCCACTACGCCGAGCTATCATGCGCCTCTTGGAGGACAGCTTAGCCGAAGAAATCTTGAGCGGTCGGATTTCGGATGGCGACACGGCGATTGTCGATGTCGATGAAACCACCAAGGAAGTGAAAGTGCTGCAAGGAGAAAAGCGAGAGCTGTTACCCCAAGCCGCAGAATAA
- the rimI gene encoding ribosomal protein S18-alanine N-acetyltransferase, whose protein sequence is MNFLELKPLTAEQLSAVVELDKLCFGELWTLDGYKRELESPNSDLLIMVRGQSSAIAQELSSCQLSASNNPTFPPDNVETIVGLCCLWAILEEAHITILAVHPEYRGLGLGQAMLYALLKSAWERGLEWATLEVRTSNQAARSLYEKFGFEEVGRRRHYYKDTGEDALILWRGGLQKPEFKQTLSDWYFTASDRLAASGFKFSVF, encoded by the coding sequence GTGAATTTTTTAGAACTTAAGCCGCTAACAGCAGAGCAGCTAAGTGCGGTAGTGGAGTTAGATAAACTTTGTTTTGGGGAACTGTGGACTCTAGATGGTTACAAGCGAGAGCTAGAAAGTCCTAATAGTGACTTGCTGATAATGGTCAGGGGTCAATCATCAGCGATCGCGCAAGAATTGTCTAGTTGTCAGTTGTCAGCTTCCAACAACCCCACCTTCCCACCTGACAACGTGGAAACTATAGTAGGATTGTGTTGCCTCTGGGCAATTTTAGAGGAGGCGCACATCACAATTTTGGCGGTTCATCCAGAGTACCGGGGTTTGGGATTGGGTCAGGCGATGCTTTACGCTTTACTCAAAAGTGCTTGGGAACGAGGGCTAGAATGGGCGACGCTAGAAGTGAGAACTTCTAATCAAGCAGCACGTTCTCTTTACGAGAAGTTTGGCTTTGAGGAAGTGGGCAGACGGCGACATTATTACAAAGATACTGGTGAAGATGCGCTAATTTTATGGCGCGGCGGTCTTCAGAAACCAGAATTTAAACAGACTTTAAGCGATTGGTACTTTACCGCCTCCGATCGCCTCGCCGCATCTGGCTTTAAATTTTCAGTATTTTAA